In Halobaculum magnesiiphilum, the following proteins share a genomic window:
- a CDS encoding M42 family metallopeptidase, whose amino-acid sequence MAFDFDFDLLRELTEASGVPGYEDRVRDRVRTVFEGAVDEVRTDSMGNVIGTVEGSGDYEVAVAAHMDEIGFMVKHVTDDGFLKVDALGGWDARVLRAQRVRVHTQQGDLTGVIGSVPPHTLSEEERETEDAVEDVVIDLGREADEVEEIVAVGDLVTMEQSTVKMGDTVTGKALDDRVCLFAMLESARELEDPEATVHFCATVQEEVGLRGAQALGVDVDPDLAVALDVTIASDTAGVAEDKQVTRLGEGTAVKLKDGSVITNPKVTRRLRDVAEAEGIEHQLEVLPSGGTDTAAFQKANGAKPVGAISIPTRYLHTVTETAHGDDIRSTIDLLTAFLASEDGGHDYSL is encoded by the coding sequence ATGGCGTTCGATTTCGACTTCGACCTGCTGCGCGAGTTGACCGAGGCGAGCGGCGTCCCCGGCTACGAGGACCGCGTCCGCGACCGCGTTCGGACCGTGTTCGAGGGGGCCGTCGACGAGGTGCGCACCGACTCGATGGGCAACGTGATCGGGACCGTCGAGGGCTCCGGCGACTACGAGGTCGCCGTCGCCGCGCACATGGACGAGATCGGCTTCATGGTGAAACACGTCACCGACGACGGCTTCCTCAAGGTCGACGCGCTCGGCGGCTGGGACGCCCGCGTGCTGCGCGCCCAGCGCGTCCGCGTCCACACCCAGCAGGGCGACCTCACGGGCGTCATCGGCTCGGTGCCGCCGCACACGCTCTCCGAGGAGGAACGCGAGACGGAGGACGCCGTCGAGGACGTGGTGATCGACCTCGGGCGCGAGGCCGACGAGGTCGAGGAGATCGTCGCCGTCGGCGACCTCGTCACGATGGAGCAGTCGACGGTGAAGATGGGCGATACGGTCACCGGAAAGGCGCTCGACGACCGCGTGTGCCTGTTCGCGATGCTGGAGTCCGCCCGAGAACTGGAGGACCCGGAGGCGACGGTCCACTTCTGTGCGACCGTCCAGGAGGAGGTCGGCCTCCGGGGCGCTCAGGCGCTCGGCGTCGACGTGGACCCGGATCTGGCGGTCGCGCTCGACGTGACGATCGCCTCCGACACCGCCGGCGTCGCCGAGGACAAACAGGTGACCCGGCTGGGCGAGGGCACGGCGGTGAAACTGAAGGACGGCTCGGTGATCACGAACCCGAAGGTGACGCGCCGCCTGCGCGACGTGGCGGAGGCCGAGGGGATCGAGCACCAACTCGAAGTGCTTCCCTCGGGCGGCACCGACACCGCCGCCTTCCAGAAGGCCAACGGCGCGAAGCCCGTCGGCGCGATCTCGATCCCGACGCGGTACCTCCACACGGTCACCGAGACCGCCCACGGCGACGACATCCGCTCGACGATCGACCTGTTGACGGCGTTCCTCGCGAGCGAGGACGGCGGCCACGACTACTCGCTCTAG